Proteins found in one Terriglobales bacterium genomic segment:
- a CDS encoding zinc-binding dehydrogenase: LLFNNGAYAEYIRIPRRIVETNMLAIPPAVSFDAAAMAEPLACVLRGLHETGVEIGDTVAVIGGGPIGLMFVQVAKLIGCNVVGVVKRDSQVDAAKKFGADDVVQITEVDDPVEAVRTLSPDRRGADVVIEAVGRPDAWEWAVGMVRRGGTVNFFGGCANGTRVQLDTSRLHYSEITLKATFHHTPETVRKAFALIAEKKVKGTDYVTSEAPLSRLQQVLRHMLNRNGDIKTAIIPGH, from the coding sequence CTTGTTGTTCAATAACGGTGCCTATGCCGAGTACATCCGCATCCCGCGGCGCATCGTGGAGACCAACATGCTGGCCATCCCGCCGGCCGTCTCGTTCGACGCGGCCGCCATGGCGGAGCCGCTGGCTTGTGTCCTGCGCGGCCTGCATGAGACCGGGGTGGAGATCGGCGACACCGTGGCGGTGATCGGCGGGGGGCCCATCGGCTTGATGTTCGTGCAGGTGGCCAAGCTCATCGGGTGCAACGTGGTGGGCGTGGTCAAGCGCGATTCCCAGGTAGACGCCGCCAAGAAGTTCGGCGCCGACGACGTGGTGCAGATCACCGAAGTGGACGACCCGGTGGAGGCCGTCCGCACCCTGAGCCCCGACCGCCGGGGCGCCGACGTGGTCATCGAAGCGGTGGGCCGCCCCGACGCCTGGGAGTGGGCCGTAGGCATGGTGCGCCGCGGCGGCACGGTGAATTTCTTCGGGGGCTGCGCCAACGGGACTCGCGTGCAGCTCGACACCAGCCGCCTGCACTACTCCGAGATCACGCTGAAGGCCACCTTCCACCATACCCCCGAGACGGTGCGCAAGGCCTTCGCGCTGATCGCCGAGAAGAAGGTCAAGGGGACCGACTACGTCACCAGCGAGGCGCCGCTCTCCCGCTTGCAGCAGGTGCTGCGGCACATGCTGAACCGCAACGGCGACATCAAGACGGCGATCATCCCGGGCCACTAG
- the hpnC gene encoding squalene synthase HpnC: MPSVASNELHPAGESSPALAPRPGGWSKLPPEYAIPERAPSLAEALAYCERLARSHYENFSVATWFLPKRLRPHFFSIYAYCRISDDLGDEVGDPGQSLALLDEWEEELNATYLSLVEPLPREIRGEVEKLEAQPAARNLARPRHPVFLALRETIRQCDIPRQPFADLLRAFRQDQTVKRYPSFDDVLGYCRYSANPVGQLVLYACGYRDEERHRLSDFTCTALQLANFWQDVIVDYAKGRIYLPLEDLERFSVPEQQIAERRFTSAVRDLMRFEVERAREWFARGLPLARQVDRELAVDIELFTRGGQAILDAIAGQDYDVLRRRPVVSKPRKLGLVARAALGKLR, translated from the coding sequence ATGCCATCGGTCGCCAGCAACGAGCTTCATCCCGCGGGAGAATCCTCGCCCGCGCTCGCCCCGCGCCCGGGTGGGTGGAGCAAGCTGCCGCCGGAATACGCCATCCCTGAGCGCGCGCCCTCGCTGGCCGAGGCCCTGGCCTACTGCGAGCGTCTGGCCCGCTCCCATTACGAGAATTTCTCGGTCGCCACCTGGTTCCTGCCCAAGCGGCTGCGGCCGCACTTTTTCTCCATCTACGCCTACTGCCGCATCTCCGACGACCTGGGCGACGAGGTGGGCGATCCCGGGCAGTCGCTGGCCCTGCTGGACGAGTGGGAAGAGGAGCTGAACGCCACTTACCTGAGCCTAGTGGAGCCGCTGCCGCGCGAGATCCGCGGCGAAGTGGAGAAGCTGGAGGCGCAGCCCGCCGCCCGCAACCTGGCCCGGCCCCGCCACCCCGTCTTCCTCGCCTTGCGCGAGACCATCCGCCAGTGCGACATCCCCCGCCAGCCCTTCGCCGACCTGCTGCGGGCCTTCCGCCAGGACCAGACGGTGAAGCGCTATCCCAGCTTCGACGACGTCCTGGGCTACTGCCGCTACTCCGCCAATCCCGTGGGCCAGTTGGTGCTCTACGCCTGCGGCTACCGCGACGAGGAGCGCCATCGCCTCTCCGACTTCACCTGCACCGCCTTGCAGCTCGCCAACTTCTGGCAGGACGTGATCGTGGACTACGCCAAGGGCCGCATCTATCTTCCCCTTGAGGACCTGGAGCGCTTCTCGGTCCCGGAGCAGCAGATCGCGGAGCGCCGCTTCACCTCAGCCGTCCGCGACCTGATGCGCTTCGAGGTGGAGCGGGCGCGGGAGTGGTTTGCGCGTGGCCTGCCCCTGGCCCGCCAGGTGGACCGCGAGTTGGCGGTCGACATCGAGCTCTTCACGCGCGGCGGCCAGGCCATCCTGGACGCCATCGCGGGCCAGGACTACGACGTGCTGCGCCGCCGCCCCGTGGTCTCCAAGCCGCGCAAGCTGGGGCTGGTGGCGCGCGCCGCTCTCGGGAAGCTGCGATGA
- a CDS encoding phytoene/squalene synthase family protein → MSTQLDHAYAVCRGITRSAARNFYYAFLVLPRAKRNALAAVYAFMRHSDDICDDPGLPLEEKHARLAQWLEDLHGVLAGEASDDPVLLALADAQQRFQIPPQLFDQLVQGTAMDLPERERGGPGPPIAYRTFDDLRAYCHYVASVVGLVCIRIFGYRDPAAEPLAERTGLAFQLTNIIRDVKEDAAMGRVYLPEEDLARFDLSAAQLGNGFDPAALRPVLEMEAARAREFYRAAEQLLPLIDADSRPALWTLVEIYRCLLEKIAARGYDVFRERVRLSVPEKLHILSKGILRRLAA, encoded by the coding sequence ATGAGCACGCAGCTCGATCACGCCTACGCCGTCTGCCGCGGCATCACCCGCTCCGCCGCCCGCAACTTCTACTACGCCTTCCTGGTGCTGCCGCGGGCGAAACGCAACGCCCTGGCCGCGGTCTATGCCTTCATGCGGCACTCCGACGACATCTGCGACGATCCCGGGCTTCCCCTGGAGGAGAAGCACGCGCGTCTGGCGCAATGGCTGGAAGACCTCCACGGGGTGCTGGCGGGCGAGGCCAGCGACGATCCCGTGCTGCTGGCCCTCGCCGACGCCCAGCAGCGCTTCCAGATCCCGCCCCAGCTCTTCGACCAACTGGTGCAGGGCACGGCCATGGACCTTCCCGAGCGGGAGCGGGGAGGTCCCGGTCCCCCCATTGCCTATCGCACCTTCGACGATCTGCGTGCCTACTGCCACTACGTGGCCTCGGTGGTGGGCCTGGTGTGCATCCGCATCTTCGGCTATCGCGACCCCGCCGCCGAGCCCTTGGCGGAGCGCACCGGCCTGGCCTTCCAGCTCACCAACATCATCCGCGACGTAAAAGAGGACGCCGCCATGGGCCGCGTCTACCTGCCCGAGGAGGACCTGGCGCGCTTCGACCTCTCGGCGGCGCAACTGGGCAACGGCTTCGATCCGGCGGCGCTGCGCCCGGTGCTGGAGATGGAAGCGGCGCGGGCGCGCGAGTTCTACCGCGCCGCTGAGCAGTTGCTGCCCCTGATCGACGCCGACAGCCGCCCCGCGCTGTGGACCCTGGTCGAGATCTACCGCTGCCTGCTGGAGAAGATCGCCGCCCGCGGCTACGACGTCTTCCGCGAGCGCGTGCGCCTCAGCGTCCCGGAGAAGCTGCACATCCTGTCCAAGGGGATCCTGCGACGCCTGGCCGCATGA
- the hpnE gene encoding hydroxysqualene dehydroxylase HpnE, which yields MTAHPAQAPKVGVVGGGLAGLSAACALAAAGCRVTLFERRPFVGGRASSYEHPGTGEIVDNCQHVLLGCCTNLLDFYRRIGVEGRIRWFDQLTFVEPGGRCSVIRPSWLPAPLHTAPSFLGAPSLRLRDKLAIARAMSSIMRRLPADTPENFLSWLRRHGQTERAIERFWKVVLVSALNEDLDRVSVYYAAQVFRESFLKSAEAGRMGVPAVPLGELYGAAADFIRARGGEVLLRASVEKLEPAGQGLRLLAGGREMAAEAAVLAVPFDVLARLLPPAGEFNDIQVKLERFTTSPITGIHLWFDRQITDLPHAVLLERTIQWMFHKSLLLDRHAVSQPETGSYVELVVSSSKSLVEKTRNEVLEMAQRELAEFFPGASRAKLVKATVIKEVNATYSAVPQSDAYRPGAATPWPRLFLAGDWTATGWPATMEGAVRSGYKAAEALLKSVGRDERFLVPDLPARGLMRLFA from the coding sequence ATGACCGCCCACCCAGCGCAAGCTCCGAAGGTGGGGGTGGTGGGCGGCGGGCTGGCCGGCCTCTCCGCCGCCTGCGCCCTGGCCGCCGCCGGCTGCCGCGTCACCCTCTTCGAGCGCCGCCCCTTCGTGGGCGGGCGCGCCTCCTCCTACGAGCATCCTGGGACCGGCGAGATCGTGGACAACTGCCAGCACGTGCTGCTGGGCTGCTGCACCAATTTGCTGGACTTCTACCGCCGCATCGGGGTGGAAGGGCGGATCCGCTGGTTCGACCAGCTCACGTTTGTCGAGCCGGGAGGACGGTGCTCGGTCATCCGGCCGTCGTGGCTGCCGGCGCCCCTGCACACCGCGCCCTCGTTCCTGGGCGCACCCTCGCTGCGGCTGCGCGACAAGCTGGCCATCGCCCGCGCCATGTCCAGCATCATGCGGCGGCTGCCCGCCGATACCCCGGAGAACTTCCTCTCCTGGCTGCGGCGCCACGGCCAGACCGAACGCGCCATCGAGCGCTTCTGGAAGGTGGTACTGGTCAGCGCCCTGAACGAGGACCTGGACCGGGTCTCGGTGTACTACGCGGCGCAGGTCTTTCGGGAGTCCTTCCTGAAGTCGGCGGAGGCGGGACGCATGGGAGTGCCGGCGGTGCCGCTGGGAGAACTTTACGGCGCGGCAGCCGACTTTATCCGCGCCCGTGGCGGGGAGGTGCTGCTGCGAGCCTCCGTGGAGAAGCTGGAGCCGGCTGGACAGGGCCTAAGACTGCTGGCCGGGGGCCGGGAAATGGCGGCGGAGGCGGCGGTTCTGGCAGTCCCCTTCGACGTTCTGGCGCGCCTGCTGCCGCCCGCCGGGGAGTTCAATGACATTCAAGTTAAACTCGAACGATTCACGACTTCCCCCATCACCGGCATCCACTTATGGTTCGACCGCCAGATCACCGATCTGCCCCATGCCGTGCTCCTCGAGCGCACCATCCAGTGGATGTTCCACAAGTCGCTGCTCCTCGACCGGCACGCAGTTTCGCAACCGGAGACTGGCTCCTACGTCGAACTGGTGGTGAGTTCGTCGAAATCGCTGGTGGAGAAGACGCGCAACGAGGTCCTGGAGATGGCGCAGCGCGAGTTGGCGGAGTTCTTTCCGGGAGCCTCGCGGGCCAAGCTGGTCAAGGCCACGGTGATCAAGGAGGTCAACGCCACCTACTCGGCGGTGCCGCAGTCGGACGCCTACCGTCCGGGGGCGGCCACGCCCTGGCCGCGGCTCTTCCTGGCGGGCGACTGGACCGCCACCGGCTGGCCCGCCACCATGGAGGGTGCAGTGCGCAGCGGCTACAAGGCGGCCGAGGCCTTGCTGAAGAGCGTGGGCCGGGACGAGCGCTTCCTGGTTCCGGACTTGCCGGCGCGAGGGCTGATGCGATTGTTCGCCTAG
- a CDS encoding EamA family transporter produces MRTLYTWVGIAAVVLFSSAGDVLLSRAMKKIGDVGQLRRQIGIFGVVGRILTSPIFFSGLACMALAFFSLLLALSWADVSLVAPASASLTFVTSAIAAKFLLHENVDRRRWLAALLACAGVALLAR; encoded by the coding sequence ATGAGGACCCTCTATACCTGGGTGGGCATCGCCGCGGTCGTGCTCTTCTCCAGCGCCGGCGACGTCCTGCTCTCGCGCGCCATGAAGAAGATCGGCGACGTGGGCCAGTTGCGGCGGCAGATCGGCATTTTCGGGGTGGTGGGACGCATCCTGACCAGCCCCATCTTCTTCTCCGGGCTGGCCTGCATGGCCCTGGCCTTCTTCAGCCTGCTGCTGGCGCTCTCCTGGGCGGACGTAAGCCTGGTGGCCCCGGCCTCTGCTTCCCTCACCTTCGTGACCAGCGCCATCGCCGCCAAGTTCCTGCTGCATGAGAATGTGGACCGGCGGCGCTGGCTGGCCGCGCTGCTGGCCTGCGCCGGCGTGGCCCTGCTGGCGCGGTGA
- a CDS encoding EamA family transporter, translating into MNLRKYLVLVAILIFGPLGDVFLKRGMGQVGAVTAAHWTQVISAVFTPWVALGIGFLLVFFAAYLHALSWADLTYVLPATSLGYVVLALLSTYMLHEQVDLTRWLGILLVSLAVGFVTRGPEVTPRKQREPRPEPALGAPVRSEP; encoded by the coding sequence GTCGCCATCCTCATCTTCGGCCCGCTCGGCGACGTCTTCCTCAAACGCGGCATGGGACAGGTGGGAGCGGTCACCGCCGCCCACTGGACTCAGGTCATCAGCGCCGTTTTCACCCCCTGGGTGGCGCTGGGCATCGGCTTCCTGCTGGTATTCTTCGCCGCCTACCTGCACGCCCTCTCCTGGGCCGATCTCACCTACGTGCTGCCTGCCACCTCCCTGGGCTACGTGGTCCTGGCCCTGCTCTCCACCTACATGCTGCACGAGCAGGTGGACCTGACGCGCTGGCTGGGCATCCTGCTGGTGAGCCTGGCGGTGGGCTTCGTGACCCGCGGGCCCGAGGTCACTCCCAGGAAGCAACGGGAACCGCGGCCCGAGCCGGCCCTGGGCGCGCCGGTGCGGAGCGAGCCATGA